One part of the Bacteroidota bacterium genome encodes these proteins:
- a CDS encoding T9SS type A sorting domain-containing protein: MRILLIALFLLVGTARAQNWMQVADFPGSARDDAAGFVIGNNFYVGTGLNSGFNPERDFYTMDLTTTSWTTGVSLPVGMERQYASGFNEGNYGYIFGGVGPGNNYLNDLWRFDPITMTWQSLTSLPAAGRKGSAVFVIGGEVFICGGNNAAQPALRENWKYTIATNSWQQLTDFPFPALWRSAGCAFNGNGYLNGGIDSTGQYSNFIYKYNPGNDTWSILTQFPGNGFAYTQMFPYNNSLLFYGGIENGNVFLNYLWRFDFSLFAFVPASGIPTLARKGYVACVHNNVFYCTTGLVSTPARTTESWKCFNITATDEPSFLQQPIYPNPFNDFLYLPFAGQLEIQDHLGRVLLREQIHSGIYPFNQIPNGSYLLKLRSKEKTIIQQIIK; encoded by the coding sequence ATGCGAATTCTACTCATTGCATTGTTTCTTCTGGTTGGTACTGCACGGGCACAAAACTGGATGCAAGTGGCCGATTTCCCGGGTTCGGCAAGAGACGATGCGGCAGGTTTTGTGATTGGAAACAATTTCTATGTGGGGACCGGACTTAATTCCGGCTTTAATCCTGAACGAGATTTTTATACGATGGATCTTACCACCACTTCATGGACAACCGGTGTTTCATTACCTGTTGGAATGGAGCGACAGTATGCTTCAGGATTTAATGAAGGGAATTACGGCTATATCTTCGGAGGTGTGGGTCCCGGGAATAATTATTTGAATGATCTCTGGCGATTTGATCCCATAACGATGACCTGGCAAAGTTTAACCTCCCTGCCGGCTGCAGGGAGGAAAGGGTCTGCGGTTTTTGTAATAGGTGGAGAAGTATTTATCTGCGGAGGCAACAATGCAGCGCAACCTGCCCTTCGCGAAAACTGGAAATATACTATCGCCACGAATTCCTGGCAACAGCTCACTGATTTTCCCTTTCCGGCTCTTTGGCGGTCTGCGGGATGTGCGTTCAATGGCAATGGTTATTTAAACGGGGGAATTGACAGTACCGGACAGTACAGCAATTTCATATATAAATATAATCCCGGGAATGATACCTGGTCCATATTAACTCAATTTCCGGGTAACGGATTCGCCTATACGCAAATGTTCCCATATAACAACAGCTTACTTTTTTATGGCGGCATTGAAAACGGAAATGTGTTTCTGAATTATCTCTGGCGTTTTGACTTCTCCTTATTCGCATTTGTACCTGCCTCCGGTATACCCACTCTTGCCCGGAAAGGATACGTGGCCTGTGTGCACAACAACGTGTTTTACTGTACAACAGGACTTGTTTCCACTCCTGCACGCACCACAGAATCCTGGAAGTGTTTTAATATCACCGCAACGGATGAACCCTCCTTTCTTCAACAGCCCATCTACCCGAATCCTTTCAACGACTTCCTGTACCTTCCATTCGCCGGCCAACTTGAAATTCAAGATCATCTGGGGAGAGTTTTACTAAGAGAACAAATTCACTCCGGAATATATCCCTTCAACCAAATCCCCAACGGGAGCTATCTGCTCAAACTGAGAAGCAAAGAGAAGACGATTATTCAACAAATTATAAAATAA
- a CDS encoding carboxypeptidase regulatory-like domain-containing protein → MKKIILVLLSFLIGFTFSCNKDENNETPDASGSYTITIAGQIKGENGLPLVNASIQVGNKSAQTDNNGIFLIEKVSVNKTRAVVKATKSGYWDRAVGFIPNTGAIQYCNFVMPLKTNSPAFQSATGGTLTISGATLIFPPNAFVTSSGSTYSGMVTVTAKHLPVNDPNFGALIPGGDLMAESTSGDIVKLESYGMIGVEISDNLGNSLQLAPGKLATIQLPIDAGQLAGAAATIPLWYFDESKNMWVEEGFATKQGNKYIGEVAHFSWWNCDEPFPPATIQGYVYDCNGLPLANVTIYHNNNGSVYTNQNGFYSGQINSTLSSTVFARFGTITSGIVSIPALTAGQIYNVPDFTFSCDSMSKLKMQFVDCNNMPVNPMVYISNGAGYSYIQPINGSINTLVPCGTATIIANYLTSQYVNLVALPCFPDSLDLGTIVMCDTASANDGSCEFDLSSPSLNISYLDTVNVFGLYDVSPNSFEITSYNAIQSMDFNINGSFPYQPGTYLLQGYNLFIDYYGPSSYYFIYADTTLPNLYLTIIKNGIVGDTMEVSIQGNVTIMNNSTGNEEQGIINNLKIKCIRN, encoded by the coding sequence ATGAAAAAAATAATTTTAGTTCTCCTATCATTTCTAATTGGTTTCACATTTTCCTGCAACAAGGACGAAAACAATGAAACGCCCGATGCTTCCGGCTCTTACACGATCACTATTGCCGGACAGATAAAAGGAGAGAATGGCCTTCCGCTTGTCAATGCATCTATTCAAGTAGGTAATAAATCTGCTCAAACGGACAACAACGGAATTTTCCTCATTGAAAAAGTGAGTGTGAATAAAACCAGAGCAGTTGTAAAAGCAACCAAGTCCGGATATTGGGATCGAGCGGTTGGGTTTATTCCTAACACAGGAGCCATTCAATATTGCAACTTCGTGATGCCGCTCAAAACGAATTCTCCTGCCTTTCAAAGTGCAACCGGTGGTACGTTAACTATTTCAGGGGCGACTTTAATTTTTCCGCCCAATGCCTTTGTGACTTCTAGCGGAAGTACTTATTCAGGAATGGTTACGGTAACAGCGAAACACTTGCCTGTTAATGATCCGAATTTCGGGGCATTGATTCCCGGTGGTGATTTAATGGCGGAATCAACTTCCGGCGACATTGTTAAATTAGAAAGTTACGGAATGATCGGTGTTGAGATCAGCGACAATCTTGGCAATTCTTTGCAATTGGCTCCCGGAAAACTGGCAACTATTCAATTGCCTATTGATGCAGGGCAATTAGCCGGCGCTGCTGCTACGATCCCTCTATGGTATTTTGATGAAAGCAAAAACATGTGGGTAGAAGAGGGATTCGCCACCAAGCAAGGAAATAAATACATTGGCGAAGTAGCGCATTTTTCCTGGTGGAATTGTGATGAACCTTTTCCTCCGGCAACTATTCAGGGATATGTTTATGATTGCAATGGATTACCCCTGGCAAACGTCACTATTTACCATAATAATAATGGATCAGTTTATACCAATCAAAACGGATTTTACTCCGGACAGATCAATTCCACCCTATCGTCAACAGTATTTGCAAGATTTGGTACGATAACATCCGGTATCGTTAGCATTCCGGCACTCACAGCCGGACAAATATATAATGTGCCTGATTTCACCTTCAGTTGTGATAGCATGAGTAAACTAAAAATGCAATTTGTTGATTGCAATAATATGCCAGTTAACCCAATGGTATACATATCTAATGGCGCTGGTTATAGTTATATACAACCCATCAACGGATCAATTAATACATTGGTGCCCTGTGGAACCGCTACCATTATTGCGAATTATTTAACTTCACAATATGTCAACTTAGTTGCATTACCTTGTTTTCCTGATTCATTAGATTTGGGAACTATTGTAATGTGTGATACTGCAAGTGCTAATGATGGCTCCTGTGAATTTGATCTTTCAAGTCCATCGCTAAATATTAGCTATTTAGATACAGTCAATGTGTTTGGTTTGTATGATGTATCACCAAATAGTTTTGAAATAACTTCATATAATGCAATACAGTCTATGGACTTTAATATAAATGGCTCTTTCCCTTACCAGCCAGGCACCTATTTATTGCAAGGCTATAACTTGTTTATTGATTACTATGGTCCAAGCAGCTATTACTTTATTTATGCGGATACTACTCTGCCAAATCTTTACTTAACTATTATAAAGAATGGGATAGTTGGTGACACTATGGAGGTTTCTATTCAGGGAAACGTAACAATAATGAATAATTCTACTGGGAACGAGGAACAAGGAATAATTAACAATTTAAAAATTAAATGCATTAGGAATTAA
- a CDS encoding carboxypeptidase regulatory-like domain-containing protein → MKTILNYLCLLFVLTISSCAKDEKVTTSSGSDVSITVYGRVLDESGNPLEGVAVRVGSFSTLTDVQGLFVFENALTGKKRAVVKASKNGYWNRSSGFIPSDKTIHYCNLVMPLKQFNQTTSAISGGNLSVGSATVTFPANAFAKTDGSPYTGVVKIASHYLGISDPNFSELTPGGDFLGENTAGEEKVLISFGMLGVELQDNMGNPLQLMSGKKATISMPIDPVQLTSAPSTLPLWHFDENIDLWKEEGLATRLGSNYIGEVSHFSWWNYDWPGDLAVGSGKVTDCLGRPVANALVTIRAMSSVASGWTNQAGIFSGNMPANVPLIITATYSDNTTAPMTVMLTSGGSSAQTFPDMVVPCTNVGILEAEFTNCNNQLTTAYVTITALGYSSFVVAQNGKLNTPCPEGPITVKATNMNGTASTIRNLNIQPVPVVNLTGPIKVCGDLYPNTEIMRVDLSSTVTGNIVLAEENILLYQVWDSTQTKFDAFCYSWPYIGGVPPPDTAMKIVLEEVPNYIGVHSISNTPGYLNAKITYYLNGTEYIIRPQVPANLSILNAGAVGTLTQVHFNGPCTIYDSANNLLGTGTLNDVYLAFIRKQ, encoded by the coding sequence ATGAAAACTATTTTAAATTACCTCTGCCTGCTCTTTGTTCTTACCATTTCTTCCTGTGCCAAAGATGAAAAGGTTACTACATCCTCCGGGAGTGATGTTTCCATCACCGTCTATGGAAGAGTGTTGGATGAATCAGGAAATCCGTTGGAAGGAGTAGCTGTTCGGGTAGGGAGTTTCAGTACGCTGACAGATGTACAAGGATTGTTTGTATTTGAAAATGCTTTGACCGGCAAGAAAAGAGCTGTCGTCAAGGCTTCAAAGAACGGCTACTGGAACCGCAGCAGCGGATTTATACCATCCGATAAAACCATTCATTATTGTAATCTGGTGATGCCGTTGAAACAATTTAATCAAACCACATCTGCCATCAGCGGTGGGAACTTATCAGTTGGTAGTGCTACTGTAACATTTCCTGCCAATGCTTTTGCAAAAACAGATGGTTCTCCTTATACCGGCGTCGTAAAAATTGCTTCTCATTATCTTGGCATCAGCGACCCTAACTTCAGTGAACTGACTCCCGGTGGAGATTTTCTTGGAGAAAATACGGCCGGAGAAGAAAAGGTATTGATCAGCTTTGGCATGTTGGGTGTAGAACTTCAGGATAACATGGGGAACCCCTTGCAATTAATGTCCGGAAAGAAAGCAACCATCTCCATGCCTATTGATCCGGTACAGTTGACCAGCGCACCTTCCACACTACCCTTGTGGCATTTTGATGAGAACATTGATTTATGGAAAGAAGAAGGTTTGGCTACACGACTAGGAAGTAATTACATTGGTGAAGTCAGTCATTTCAGCTGGTGGAATTATGATTGGCCGGGAGACCTTGCGGTTGGTTCAGGAAAAGTGACCGATTGTCTTGGAAGACCTGTAGCAAATGCATTGGTAACCATCAGAGCCATGTCAAGTGTTGCATCCGGTTGGACCAATCAAGCCGGAATATTTTCAGGAAACATGCCTGCAAATGTTCCATTAATTATCACTGCCACTTATTCTGATAATACCACAGCTCCCATGACCGTGATGTTAACATCAGGCGGTTCCTCTGCCCAAACCTTCCCTGACATGGTTGTCCCGTGTACCAATGTTGGTATTCTGGAAGCTGAATTCACCAATTGTAACAATCAACTGACTACAGCTTATGTTACTATTACTGCATTGGGCTATTCTTCTTTTGTTGTTGCGCAAAATGGGAAATTAAACACTCCATGTCCGGAAGGACCTATTACCGTAAAGGCAACCAATATGAATGGAACTGCATCCACCATACGTAATTTAAATATTCAACCGGTACCGGTAGTTAATTTAACAGGTCCAATAAAAGTATGTGGCGATTTATATCCAAACACGGAGATCATGCGCGTAGACTTAAGCAGCACTGTGACCGGCAATATTGTTTTAGCTGAAGAGAATATTCTCCTGTATCAGGTCTGGGATTCTACACAGACGAAGTTCGATGCCTTTTGCTATAGCTGGCCCTATATCGGAGGAGTACCACCGCCCGACACCGCCATGAAAATTGTTTTGGAAGAAGTTCCCAATTACATTGGAGTACATTCCATTTCAAATACACCCGGATACCTTAATGCTAAAATCACTTATTATTTAAATGGAACGGAATATATTATCCGGCCACAAGTTCCGGCGAATCTTTCCATTCTCAATGCCGGAGCAGTCGGGACATTAACACAAGTACATTTCAATGGGCCATGTACTATTTACGATAGTGCCAATAATTTATTAGGAACGGGAACGCTCAACGATGTGTATTTGGCGTTTATCAGGAAACAATAG
- the lipB gene encoding lipoyl(octanoyl) transferase LipB encodes MQVVHYHNLPQIDFKDAWDLQEKILAETVRQKVENRSLPADQQFPSRHFLLFCEHPHVYTLGKSGAEAHLLADERLLKSIGATYYKINRGGDITYHGPGQLVGYPIFDLDHFFNDIHKYLRLLEEAIILTCADYGIKAGRIPGLTGVWLDEDDPIKARKICAFGVRCSRWVTMHGFAFNVNNDLSYFNKIVPCGIPDKGVTSLQKELNREVNMEEVKAKVLLHMQTLFPFSVRSGMNEELPMASTPSSAKIPSSD; translated from the coding sequence ATGCAAGTAGTTCACTACCACAATCTCCCCCAAATAGATTTCAAGGATGCCTGGGATTTACAAGAAAAAATTCTTGCCGAAACAGTGCGTCAAAAGGTGGAGAACAGATCCTTGCCGGCCGACCAACAATTTCCATCCCGGCATTTCCTGCTATTTTGTGAACATCCACACGTATACACCCTGGGCAAGAGTGGTGCAGAAGCTCATTTACTGGCGGATGAGCGTTTGCTGAAAAGTATTGGTGCAACGTACTATAAAATTAATCGGGGAGGCGATATCACCTACCATGGTCCCGGACAATTGGTGGGCTATCCTATTTTCGACCTGGATCATTTCTTTAATGATATCCATAAATACCTGCGGCTGCTGGAAGAAGCCATCATTCTGACATGTGCTGATTACGGTATCAAAGCAGGTCGCATTCCCGGATTGACCGGAGTTTGGTTGGATGAAGATGATCCGATAAAAGCCAGAAAGATTTGTGCATTTGGTGTGCGCTGCAGCAGATGGGTGACCATGCATGGTTTCGCTTTTAATGTCAACAATGACTTGTCCTACTTCAACAAAATTGTTCCTTGCGGAATCCCTGATAAAGGAGTAACCTCACTGCAAAAGGAATTGAATCGTGAAGTAAATATGGAGGAGGTGAAAGCGAAAGTCTTGCTTCATATGCAAACCTTGTTTCCCTTTAGTGTTCGCTCCGGTATGAATGAAGAACTTCCGATGGCCAGCACCCCGTCATCCGCGAAAATCCCTTCATCCGATTAA
- a CDS encoding energy transducer TonB: MKEKYGHDFLKKATAKADSLERTENWRKEPEFPGGNTAMFKFIMSRLTIEQGDFGERIQTKIFISFAITEKGALEDIRVLKGISEKVDSKVVQIFNEMPTWIPAYLYGKPIRKSYSLPIQLEFK; this comes from the coding sequence TTGAAGGAAAAATATGGACACGATTTTTTAAAAAAAGCAACGGCAAAGGCTGATAGTTTAGAGCGTACGGAAAATTGGAGAAAAGAACCAGAGTTTCCAGGTGGAAATACAGCAATGTTTAAATTCATTATGTCCAGACTGACAATTGAGCAGGGTGATTTCGGAGAAAGAATTCAAACTAAGATTTTTATTTCATTCGCAATTACAGAGAAAGGGGCACTTGAAGATATAAGAGTTTTGAAGGGGATTAGTGAAAAGGTTGACAGCAAAGTTGTACAGATTTTTAATGAAATGCCGACATGGATACCAGCGTATTTGTATGGGAAGCCTATAAGAAAAAGCTATTCATTGCCAATTCAACTTGAATTTAAATGA
- a CDS encoding carboxypeptidase regulatory-like domain-containing protein: protein MKNSLKCLIYALLFTVSACTKDGNNETLPGNSSTVKTTIIGRVFDENGNALSNANVIIGNKSATTNIWGIYVIEDAMVAQDRGLITVTKTGFWNQVRTFKPKTSGSSTADLCLFTSTTTHTLNSINGGTVTSNGSSIQFPADAFEKTDGSSYSGIVSLTVHHLPRNAALFSLKVPGTDFKGLSLTNSIENLISYGMIGAKLFDGSGN, encoded by the coding sequence ATGAAAAATTCTTTGAAATGTTTGATCTATGCTTTACTTTTTACTGTAAGTGCCTGTACAAAAGACGGCAACAATGAAACCTTGCCCGGTAATTCATCTACAGTGAAGACGACCATAATAGGTCGAGTCTTTGATGAAAACGGAAATGCCCTTTCTAATGCTAATGTTATCATTGGAAACAAATCGGCGACAACCAATATTTGGGGCATCTATGTTATCGAAGATGCGATGGTAGCACAAGACCGTGGACTCATCACTGTGACGAAAACAGGTTTTTGGAACCAGGTGAGAACTTTTAAACCCAAAACAAGTGGAAGTTCTACAGCTGATCTTTGTTTATTCACTTCAACGACTACACATACATTAAATTCCATTAATGGAGGAACAGTTACTTCGAATGGCTCAAGTATTCAATTCCCGGCTGATGCCTTTGAAAAAACGGATGGGTCTTCTTATTCAGGAATAGTCTCTTTGACAGTTCACCATTTACCAAGAAATGCTGCTTTATTTTCATTGAAAGTACCGGGGACTGATTTCAAAGGATTAAGCTTAACCAACTCTATAGAAAATTTAATTTCCTATGGAATGATTGGTGCAAAACTTTTTGATGGCAGTGGAAACTAA
- the ispG gene encoding (E)-4-hydroxy-3-methylbut-2-enyl-diphosphate synthase has translation MNHPTLQGLYCNSLTSYQRLVTREVKIGDVPMGAHHPIRVQSMTTTDTMDTLATVEQSIRMIDAGCEYVRITAPSINEAKNLANIKKELKARGYTTPLVADIHFTPNAAEVAARLVEKVRINPGNFADKKKFEFIEYDDAAYNEELERIRERFVPLLKICKEYGTAMRIGTNHGSLSDRIMSRYGDTAHGMVESAMEFLRIAEEENYYNIVLSMKSSNPQVMVQAYRSLIYRMSLDGMNYPLHLGVTEAGEGEDGRVKSAAGIGTLLEDGIGDTVRVSLTEDPEFEIPVARALVDRYNHRAGHAPVKDLPGISMNAEGHILLNTGKPFPFHPFEYTRRHTTEVLNIGHHQVPRVIADYSKVEKLTAASFFAVGYNYHVPTDKWNLSDQACDFIYTGSRAIDFEIPGTLGIIMDALAWSALSEVEQMYPLFTPEEFVAAEKRSAQLNFISMDADTLSENQFNIELLDHTCVLLLETSNAHAMPSLRRAFLTLQMRNSSLPVIVKREYREMGDEDIQLYASTDLGGLLLDGFGDGVMIAANGEVSPQKLNSLSFNILQAARTRISKTEYISCPSCGRTLFDLQETTAKIRSRTDHLKGLKIGIMGCIVNGPGEMADADYGYVGSGPGKITLYKGKVVVQRNIEAEGAVEALIHLIRENGDWIEK, from the coding sequence ATGAATCATCCAACCCTTCAAGGTCTTTATTGCAATAGCCTGACCTCCTATCAACGTTTAGTTACCCGCGAGGTGAAGATTGGAGATGTGCCCATGGGTGCCCATCATCCGATTCGTGTGCAAAGTATGACCACTACGGACACCATGGATACGTTGGCTACCGTTGAACAGTCTATTCGTATGATTGATGCAGGATGCGAGTATGTACGGATTACAGCTCCCAGTATCAATGAAGCAAAGAATCTGGCGAATATTAAAAAGGAATTAAAGGCCAGAGGGTATACCACACCCCTGGTAGCCGATATTCATTTTACTCCCAATGCGGCGGAGGTGGCTGCACGTTTAGTGGAGAAGGTGAGAATTAATCCGGGCAACTTCGCAGACAAGAAAAAATTTGAGTTTATTGAGTACGATGATGCGGCCTATAATGAAGAGCTCGAGCGCATTCGTGAACGCTTTGTCCCCTTGTTGAAAATTTGCAAGGAGTATGGCACTGCGATGCGTATTGGTACCAACCACGGTTCATTGAGTGACCGGATCATGAGTCGCTATGGTGATACGGCCCATGGAATGGTGGAGTCGGCGATGGAGTTTTTGCGAATTGCCGAGGAAGAGAATTATTACAATATCGTACTCAGCATGAAGTCCAGCAATCCTCAGGTGATGGTGCAGGCCTATCGTTCGCTGATCTACCGGATGTCACTCGATGGAATGAATTATCCGCTGCATCTGGGAGTAACAGAAGCCGGCGAAGGGGAAGATGGAAGGGTGAAGTCCGCTGCCGGAATCGGCACATTGCTGGAAGATGGTATAGGCGATACCGTTAGAGTGTCGTTGACAGAGGATCCCGAATTTGAGATACCTGTCGCAAGGGCGCTGGTGGACCGGTACAATCACCGCGCCGGTCATGCTCCGGTGAAGGACTTGCCCGGGATTTCGATGAATGCGGAAGGACATATCCTGTTAAACACCGGTAAGCCGTTTCCCTTTCATCCCTTCGAATATACCCGTCGGCATACTACAGAAGTATTGAACATCGGTCACCATCAGGTACCGAGGGTAATCGCTGATTACAGTAAGGTGGAGAAATTGACAGCCGCTTCTTTTTTTGCAGTAGGGTATAACTACCATGTGCCGACAGATAAATGGAACCTGAGTGATCAGGCCTGTGATTTTATTTATACCGGATCAAGAGCTATTGATTTTGAAATTCCGGGTACGCTTGGAATAATTATGGATGCTTTGGCCTGGAGCGCGCTTTCGGAGGTTGAACAGATGTATCCGTTGTTTACTCCGGAAGAATTTGTTGCCGCTGAAAAAAGATCAGCACAGTTGAACTTTATTTCAATGGATGCTGATACACTAAGCGAAAATCAGTTTAACATTGAACTACTGGATCATACTTGTGTGCTCCTTCTGGAAACTTCCAATGCTCATGCTATGCCTTCTCTGCGAAGAGCATTTCTTACCCTTCAAATGAGAAACAGCAGTTTGCCGGTGATTGTGAAGAGGGAATACAGGGAGATGGGGGACGAGGACATTCAGTTGTATGCTTCTACCGATCTGGGTGGATTGTTACTGGATGGCTTCGGCGATGGGGTGATGATCGCTGCTAACGGTGAAGTATCTCCGCAAAAGTTGAACAGTCTTTCGTTTAACATTCTTCAGGCCGCAAGAACCCGTATTTCCAAAACCGAATACATCTCTTGCCCCAGCTGCGGCAGAACCCTCTTTGACCTGCAGGAAACCACCGCAAAAATCCGCTCCCGTACCGATCATCTCAAAGGCTTAAAAATCGGTATCATGGGTTGTATCGTAAATGGTCCGGGAGAGATGGCTGATGCGGATTACGGTTATGTAGGTTCCGGTCCCGGAAAAATTACCTTGTATAAAGGAAAAGTAGTCGTTCAACGAAATATCGAAGCAGAAGGAGCGGTGGAAGCGCTTATTCATTTAATCCGGGAAAACGGGGATTGGATAGAAAAGTGA
- a CDS encoding SRPBCC domain-containing protein — MAAFTFRTTFVVYATPDEVFEAMTDPGIIAAWGGGLSVIEPKPGGHFEMFDGWVKGEVRHFVFGKELGFTWKPTEWEKKAKPSSVHMRFIAHAAGTDVVLIHTGFPSQEEADKHGNGWIDYVFDPMNDYFTLDRE; from the coding sequence ATGGCAGCATTTACATTCAGAACAACCTTTGTTGTTTACGCCACACCCGATGAGGTGTTTGAAGCGATGACAGATCCCGGCATCATTGCCGCATGGGGTGGAGGACTCTCGGTGATCGAACCAAAACCCGGTGGACATTTTGAAATGTTTGACGGTTGGGTAAAAGGAGAGGTTAGGCATTTTGTTTTCGGCAAAGAGCTCGGCTTTACCTGGAAGCCTACAGAATGGGAGAAGAAAGCAAAACCCTCTTCCGTGCACATGCGATTCATTGCACATGCTGCCGGTACTGATGTGGTTTTAATTCATACCGGTTTTCCTTCACAGGAAGAAGCCGACAAACATGGCAATGGCTGGATCGATTATGTGTTCGATCCGATGAATGATTATTTTACGCTGGACAGAGAGTGA
- a CDS encoding T9SS type A sorting domain-containing protein, which translates to MSLQTCAPVADFNVQKYAICQGGIVYFKDVSWGGTVTSRSWQFPGGNPATDTSANPIVSYSTPGVYDVTLTVSNGVGGDVITRNGIVEVFPNPGTNPAPYAESFESISFPGGEWSVENFGNTNAWSLSTLTGATGTKSLRLTNQSGNPGGSVDAVITPTLNLNGVNGAQVSFKYAFASKNNSDSSMLRVFVSTNCGSSWQMRYSFQGAALRTAPNTSSNFIPSSAEWNTLVVNLPNASNRPSVRVKFEFTNVNGNNIYIDDINVSGVTAVNELTAQQFGFEAYPNPAQGKMNVKMDLEKSAPVQLEVLDMQGRLLQRVDLGNKTGQMVYELDGAAYHGVYLLRMTVDGQKFTQRISFIQ; encoded by the coding sequence ATGTCACTCCAAACTTGTGCTCCTGTTGCTGATTTTAATGTACAGAAATATGCTATTTGTCAGGGCGGTATCGTGTATTTTAAAGATGTGTCCTGGGGAGGAACGGTCACTTCAAGATCATGGCAGTTTCCGGGAGGAAATCCAGCTACCGATACTTCGGCTAACCCCATAGTGAGTTATAGCACACCAGGCGTGTATGATGTGACTTTGACAGTATCAAATGGTGTTGGTGGAGATGTAATTACCAGAAACGGGATCGTAGAAGTATTCCCAAATCCGGGAACTAATCCTGCACCCTATGCTGAGAGTTTTGAATCCATTTCATTTCCCGGAGGCGAATGGTCTGTTGAAAATTTCGGGAACACAAATGCATGGTCGTTGAGTACACTTACGGGCGCTACAGGAACAAAATCACTGCGTTTAACAAACCAAAGTGGTAATCCGGGTGGAAGTGTTGATGCTGTCATTACACCAACGCTTAACCTTAACGGAGTAAACGGAGCGCAGGTGAGCTTTAAATATGCTTTTGCATCAAAGAATAATAGCGATAGTAGTATGCTGCGGGTCTTCGTTTCCACAAACTGCGGCTCATCGTGGCAGATGAGGTATTCGTTTCAAGGTGCAGCATTGCGAACTGCGCCAAATACAAGCAGTAATTTTATTCCTTCATCTGCAGAATGGAATACTCTGGTTGTAAACCTGCCCAATGCATCCAACAGACCCTCTGTCAGAGTGAAATTTGAATTTACCAATGTGAATGGGAATAATATTTATATCGATGATATTAATGTGTCGGGTGTAACAGCTGTCAATGAATTAACAGCTCAACAGTTCGGTTTTGAAGCCTATCCGAATCCTGCTCAGGGAAAGATGAATGTTAAAATGGATTTGGAGAAATCGGCCCCGGTACAATTGGAAGTGCTGGACATGCAAGGTCGCTTACTTCAGCGCGTAGATCTTGGAAACAAAACAGGGCAGATGGTGTACGAATTAGATGGTGCAGCCTACCATGGTGTCTACCTGTTGCGCATGACCGTAGATGGACAAAAGTTCACTCAAAGAATAAGTTTTATTCAATAG